A genomic region of Halobaculum lipolyticum contains the following coding sequences:
- a CDS encoding TatD family hydrolase encodes MDQTPTERPTDAAYDEGAPSLPRELLNTPWIDGHNHAHTLSWSDRERYALSGCAAMVAVASGYHWTPYKPVRASDVRYLWDDAINRRAAIERNHFFEVGLGLGVHTGVRVEDPDPLFEKLDEYAAAEEVVAIGETGVTPTQHVEPWDLDEQRAAVRAQAAVAARHDLPVILHTPNRAGDDGGRSYRPGLGTPGYEKTPGLEGPSVIDEGNPALAATRMDVEETRAAGLPDERVVASHADPNNTSYLMAETDCYLSFTIGHSWLIGVDAADVADAIDEYGPDRIMVDTDCANVLRTDPFAVKRAVLELYRYGIEPDAIRRVVYENPRDVFGIGG; translated from the coding sequence ATGGATCAGACGCCGACCGAACGGCCGACGGACGCGGCGTACGACGAGGGCGCGCCGTCGCTGCCCCGCGAACTGTTGAACACGCCGTGGATCGACGGCCACAACCACGCGCACACGCTGTCGTGGAGCGACCGCGAGCGGTACGCGCTCTCCGGCTGTGCGGCGATGGTCGCGGTCGCCTCCGGCTACCACTGGACGCCGTACAAGCCGGTCCGCGCGTCCGACGTGCGCTACCTCTGGGACGACGCGATCAACCGTCGCGCGGCGATCGAGCGGAACCACTTCTTCGAGGTCGGACTCGGCTTGGGCGTCCACACGGGCGTCCGCGTCGAGGACCCCGACCCGCTGTTCGAGAAGCTCGACGAGTACGCCGCCGCCGAGGAGGTGGTCGCGATCGGCGAGACGGGCGTGACTCCCACACAGCACGTCGAACCGTGGGACCTCGACGAACAGCGTGCGGCCGTTCGCGCGCAAGCGGCGGTCGCCGCCCGCCACGACCTCCCGGTGATCCTCCACACGCCGAACCGCGCGGGCGACGACGGCGGGCGGTCGTACCGACCCGGACTCGGCACCCCCGGCTACGAGAAGACTCCCGGACTGGAGGGACCGTCGGTGATCGACGAGGGGAACCCCGCGCTCGCGGCGACCCGGATGGACGTCGAGGAGACGCGGGCGGCCGGGCTGCCGGACGAGCGCGTCGTCGCCTCCCACGCCGACCCGAACAACACGTCGTACCTGATGGCCGAGACCGATTGCTACCTCAGCTTCACGATCGGCCACTCGTGGCTGATCGGGGTCGACGCCGCCGACGTCGCCGACGCCATCGACGAGTACGGACCCGACCGGATCATGGTCGACACCGACTGCGCGAACGTGCTCCGGACGGATCCGTTCGCCGTCAAGCGGGCCGTGTTGGAGCTGTACCGCTACGGGATCGAGCCGGACGCGATCCGACGAGTAGTGTACGAGAACCCCCGGGACGTGTTCGGGATCGGCGGGTAG
- a CDS encoding DoxX family protein yields MALEGEFLLLGRIVLGSLFLYNGYNHFADFEGRKGYAEYKGAPAPGFSVIASGVVLVGGAIGIMAGILPVISAGALTVFLLVATPMFHDFWTVSDEERQNEFNHFFKNVGLLGGTLVLLSTASEPWAYAAGVGLF; encoded by the coding sequence ATGGCGCTGGAAGGGGAGTTCCTCCTGCTCGGACGGATCGTGCTCGGGAGCCTGTTCCTCTACAACGGGTACAACCACTTCGCCGACTTCGAGGGGCGAAAGGGGTACGCCGAGTACAAGGGCGCCCCCGCGCCGGGGTTCTCGGTCATCGCCTCGGGGGTCGTCCTCGTGGGCGGCGCGATCGGCATCATGGCGGGGATCCTACCGGTGATCTCCGCTGGCGCGCTCACCGTGTTCCTGCTGGTGGCGACGCCGATGTTCCACGACTTCTGGACGGTTTCGGACGAGGAACGCCAGAACGAGTTCAACCACTTCTTCAAGAACGTCGGGCTGCTCGGGGGGACGCTCGTGCTCCTCTCGACGGCGTCGGAGCCGTGGGCGTACGCCGCCGGGGTCGGGTTGTTTTAA
- a CDS encoding fumarylacetoacetate hydrolase family protein, producing MELGQFEATDGDTAAPWAGAVVDDGVVALHEAGAGTGIDLPTTVVDLLSVRNWREKAELAVAYAEDTGDGLYARDAVETAAPVTDPQKVVAIGLNYLDHADEGGQDVPDVPLVFSKFPTCIVGPNDAVEWDPGLTEAVDYEGELVAVIGEEARDVDEAEALDYVAGYTVGNDVSARDIQLSDEQWVRGKSLDTFAPIGPHLVTPDEIDDVGALDIWTEVNGERLQDSNTEHLIFPIAELIAFCSRAFTLKPGDLIFTGTPDGVGYFREPQVLLEEGDEMTVGVEGVGKLTNTCRYTD from the coding sequence ATGGAACTGGGACAATTCGAGGCGACCGACGGAGACACAGCAGCGCCGTGGGCCGGCGCAGTCGTCGACGACGGTGTCGTCGCGCTCCACGAGGCGGGCGCCGGCACCGGGATCGACCTCCCCACGACGGTCGTCGACCTGCTGTCGGTACGGAACTGGCGCGAGAAGGCCGAACTTGCGGTCGCGTACGCCGAGGACACCGGCGACGGCCTGTACGCCCGCGACGCCGTCGAGACGGCCGCGCCCGTCACCGACCCGCAGAAGGTCGTCGCCATCGGGCTGAACTACCTCGACCACGCCGACGAGGGCGGCCAGGACGTGCCGGACGTGCCGCTGGTGTTCTCGAAGTTCCCGACGTGTATCGTCGGCCCGAACGACGCCGTCGAGTGGGATCCGGGGCTGACCGAGGCGGTCGACTACGAGGGCGAACTCGTCGCGGTCATCGGCGAGGAGGCGCGCGACGTCGACGAGGCGGAGGCGCTCGACTACGTCGCCGGCTACACCGTCGGCAACGACGTCTCCGCGCGCGACATCCAGTTGTCGGACGAGCAGTGGGTGCGCGGCAAGAGCCTCGACACGTTCGCGCCCATCGGCCCGCACCTCGTGACGCCCGACGAGATCGACGACGTCGGGGCGCTCGACATCTGGACGGAGGTCAACGGCGAGCGGCTGCAGGACTCCAACACCGAACACCTGATCTTCCCGATCGCGGAGCTTATCGCGTTCTGTAGCCGGGCGTTCACCCTGAAGCCCGGCGACCTGATCTTCACCGGGACACCCGACGGCGTCGGCTACTTCCGCGAGCCGCAGGTGTTGTTGGAGGAGGGCGACGAGATGACCGTCGGGGTGGAGGGCGTCGGGAAGCTGACGAACACCTGCCGGTACACGGACTGA
- a CDS encoding TatD family hydrolase, translated as MTEYPTQRPTDLAELDGPEPVPEELNSMPWIDVHNHAHTLSWNDRERFALSGCEGMVTMAAAYYWTPYKPVAPEDVRYLWDDALNRLPQIRESHLLDAKVGVGVHTGARVENYERLLDVLPEYAALEEVAAIGEIGITEAQHVAGWSLAEQKDVTRRQLAIAADHDLPAVLHTPADLSDVEFPERLSGNVPGYELDLGLQREPVLTSEYPKREAVDIDVALANEAGLAEDRVVLSHMDPKIAPYVLEETDCYLSFTVSYPWLLGVSPTDVAEVVAEYGPDRILVETDSAGVLRSDVFSVKRTAIEMYRMGVDVDDVRQVVYENPRAVLP; from the coding sequence ATGACGGAGTACCCGACGCAGCGACCGACTGACCTCGCGGAACTGGACGGGCCGGAGCCGGTTCCCGAGGAACTGAACAGCATGCCGTGGATCGACGTCCACAACCACGCGCACACGCTGTCGTGGAACGATCGCGAGCGGTTCGCGCTCTCGGGGTGTGAGGGCATGGTGACGATGGCGGCCGCCTACTACTGGACGCCGTACAAGCCCGTCGCCCCCGAGGACGTGCGCTACCTCTGGGACGACGCGCTCAACCGCCTCCCGCAGATCCGCGAGTCGCACCTGCTCGACGCGAAGGTGGGCGTCGGCGTCCACACCGGCGCCCGCGTCGAGAACTACGAGCGCCTGCTCGACGTGCTCCCCGAGTACGCGGCGCTGGAGGAGGTCGCCGCCATCGGCGAGATCGGCATCACCGAGGCCCAACACGTCGCCGGGTGGTCGCTGGCGGAACAGAAGGACGTCACCCGCCGACAGCTGGCGATCGCCGCGGACCACGACCTCCCGGCGGTGTTGCACACGCCGGCGGACCTCTCGGACGTCGAGTTCCCCGAGCGCCTGAGCGGCAACGTCCCCGGCTACGAGTTGGACCTGGGTCTCCAACGGGAGCCGGTGCTCACCTCCGAGTACCCGAAGCGCGAAGCCGTCGACATCGACGTGGCGCTCGCGAACGAGGCCGGACTGGCCGAAGACCGGGTCGTCCTCTCGCACATGGACCCGAAGATCGCGCCGTACGTGCTCGAGGAGACCGACTGCTACCTCAGCTTCACCGTGAGCTACCCGTGGCTGCTGGGGGTGTCTCCGACCGACGTGGCCGAGGTCGTCGCGGAGTACGGGCCGGATCGGATCCTCGTCGAGACCGACAGCGCGGGCGTCCTCCGCAGCGACGTGTTCTCGGTCAAGCGGACGGCGATCGAGATGTACCGGATGGGCGTCGACGTCGACGACGTCCGGCAGGTCGTGTACGAGAACCCGCGAGCAGTCCTGCCGTAG
- a CDS encoding CocE/NonD family hydrolase has protein sequence MTSRADYDVHVRLDEMVEMRDGVRLATDVYRPAVDGEPVSEPLPALVSRTPYGKRGEMGRHGEWFAERGYVVAIQDCRGRFESEGRFRMFVDEPEDGYDTVEWVADRPYCDGQVGTVGSSYGAWVQSGLATQDPPHLSAMFVNQGPSNGREATLRHNGAFELRWLCWALTLGGGFAQRALDDPALQEHLANVDVREVLSESPIQRGQSPLRHLPEYEDWLFELLTTGAADEGPWSSPAIDFEAHYDGMADVPTVYSGAWYDSYTIGTCRNFAALSERAESDQFLLVGPWTHGWNEYPLSSWTKTYSGEAEFGEDALVDYQETRLRFFDRYLKGEDTWDEPPVRYYLMGTGDGSRHADDRIRHGGRWETADEWPLPAVEPTRLYARGDGRLTRDPAVATDAGTTYTFDPDDPVPTVGGNTSSYVTFEPREESLLEYPLAERHLVNITGSGGYDQRTRPDTFGADPPYGPLEHRNDVVVFRTPPLTEDLRVAGPVTVRLYASTTAPDTDFTAKLIDEYPPGDGFDDGFALNLTDSVVRARFRGDRDAPDFVEPGEVAEYELDLYPTANVFRRGHRVRLDVSSSNFPRFDVNPNTGGPLYGDRTRRTAENTIRHDDAHPTHVELPVVPE, from the coding sequence GTGACTTCGCGAGCCGACTACGACGTCCACGTCCGGCTGGACGAGATGGTGGAGATGCGCGACGGCGTGCGGCTGGCGACCGACGTCTACCGTCCGGCCGTCGACGGGGAGCCGGTGTCGGAGCCGTTGCCCGCGCTGGTGAGCCGGACGCCGTACGGCAAGCGCGGCGAGATGGGCCGCCACGGAGAGTGGTTCGCGGAGCGCGGCTACGTCGTCGCGATCCAGGACTGTCGCGGCCGGTTCGAGAGCGAGGGACGCTTCCGGATGTTCGTCGACGAACCCGAGGACGGCTACGACACCGTCGAGTGGGTCGCCGACCGGCCGTACTGCGACGGGCAGGTCGGGACGGTCGGGTCTTCGTACGGCGCGTGGGTCCAGAGCGGGCTGGCGACGCAGGACCCGCCGCACCTCTCGGCGATGTTCGTCAATCAGGGACCGTCGAACGGCCGCGAGGCGACGCTGCGCCACAACGGCGCCTTCGAGTTGCGCTGGCTGTGCTGGGCGCTCACGCTCGGGGGCGGCTTCGCCCAGCGCGCGCTCGACGACCCCGCACTTCAAGAACACCTGGCGAACGTGGACGTGCGCGAAGTGCTCTCGGAGTCCCCGATCCAGCGGGGGCAGTCCCCGCTGCGGCACCTGCCAGAGTACGAGGACTGGCTGTTCGAACTGCTCACGACCGGCGCCGCCGACGAGGGGCCGTGGTCCTCGCCGGCCATCGACTTCGAGGCACACTACGACGGGATGGCGGACGTGCCGACCGTCTACTCCGGCGCGTGGTACGACTCCTACACGATCGGGACCTGCCGGAACTTCGCGGCGCTGTCGGAGCGCGCGGAATCGGACCAGTTCCTGCTCGTCGGCCCGTGGACCCACGGCTGGAACGAGTACCCGCTCTCCTCGTGGACCAAGACGTACTCCGGGGAGGCGGAGTTCGGGGAGGACGCGCTGGTCGACTACCAGGAGACGCGGCTCCGGTTCTTCGACCGCTACCTGAAGGGGGAGGACACCTGGGACGAGCCGCCGGTCCGCTACTACCTGATGGGGACCGGCGACGGCTCGCGCCACGCCGACGATCGGATCCGCCACGGCGGGCGGTGGGAGACGGCCGACGAGTGGCCGCTCCCCGCGGTCGAGCCGACCCGGTTGTACGCGCGGGGCGACGGACGGCTGACGCGCGACCCCGCCGTCGCGACCGACGCCGGGACGACGTACACGTTCGACCCGGACGACCCGGTGCCGACGGTCGGCGGCAACACCTCCTCGTACGTCACCTTCGAGCCGCGCGAGGAGTCGCTGCTGGAGTACCCGCTCGCCGAGCGCCACCTCGTCAACATCACCGGCAGCGGCGGCTACGATCAGCGCACCCGACCGGACACCTTCGGCGCCGACCCGCCGTACGGGCCGCTGGAACACCGCAACGACGTGGTCGTGTTTCGGACCCCGCCGCTGACCGAGGACCTCCGGGTCGCCGGTCCCGTCACGGTGCGGCTGTACGCGTCGACGACGGCGCCCGACACCGACTTCACCGCGAAGCTGATCGACGAGTACCCGCCCGGCGACGGGTTCGACGACGGGTTCGCGCTCAACCTCACCGACTCGGTCGTCCGGGCGCGCTTCCGCGGCGACCGCGACGCCCCCGACTTCGTCGAGCCGGGCGAGGTGGCCGAGTACGAACTCGATCTGTACCCGACGGCGAACGTGTTCCGGCGCGGCCACCGGGTCCGCCTCGACGTCTCCTCGTCGAACTTCCCCCGGTTCGACGTGAACCCCAACACCGGCGGCCCGCTGTACGGCGACCGGACGCGCCGCACCGCCGAGAACACGATCCGTCACGACGACGCCCACCCCACCCACGTCGAACTGCCGGTCGTCCCCGAGTGA
- a CDS encoding VOC family protein — protein sequence MPDVPGLHHVTAFCDDPQENYDFFTNVLGMRFVKRTVRFDVPEKIYHLYYGDEEGTPGTIVTYFPMTNMPMEEGMVGKGMMSSVGLTIPEGSVDFWTDRFEEHDVAYDVEERFDETAIAFTDPDGLPFELVTGESDIEPYSEADVPDEYAIRGMFNTTLHSNDPVGTMDVLETLGWDRVGEATHPQAGDRVRYEAPGDAPCATTVDVLIRPNAPQGIMGIGTYLHVAFRVENDWEQDEVSDILRDAGYWTTSPKDRDYFRSRYITEPGGAVFEFATDGPGFGIDQSVEEYGQELKVPDWLEVDVERISEMLPPLETN from the coding sequence ATGCCAGACGTACCAGGGCTACACCACGTGACAGCGTTCTGTGACGACCCGCAGGAGAACTACGACTTCTTCACGAACGTCCTCGGGATGCGCTTCGTCAAGCGGACGGTCCGCTTCGACGTCCCCGAGAAGATCTATCACCTCTACTACGGCGACGAGGAGGGGACCCCCGGGACCATCGTGACGTACTTCCCGATGACGAACATGCCGATGGAGGAGGGGATGGTCGGCAAGGGGATGATGAGTTCCGTCGGACTCACCATCCCGGAGGGGTCGGTCGACTTCTGGACCGACCGCTTCGAGGAGCACGACGTCGCCTACGACGTCGAGGAGCGCTTCGACGAGACGGCGATCGCCTTCACCGACCCCGACGGGCTGCCGTTCGAACTCGTCACCGGCGAGTCCGACATCGAGCCGTACAGCGAGGCGGACGTCCCGGACGAGTACGCGATCCGCGGGATGTTCAACACGACGCTCCACTCGAACGACCCCGTCGGCACGATGGACGTGCTGGAGACGCTCGGCTGGGACCGCGTCGGCGAGGCGACCCACCCGCAGGCCGGCGACCGCGTGCGCTACGAGGCGCCCGGCGACGCGCCGTGCGCGACGACCGTCGACGTCCTCATCCGCCCGAACGCGCCGCAGGGCATCATGGGGATCGGCACCTACCTCCACGTCGCGTTCCGCGTCGAGAACGACTGGGAACAGGACGAGGTCAGCGACATCCTCCGCGACGCGGGCTACTGGACCACGTCGCCGAAGGACCGCGACTACTTCCGCTCGCGGTACATCACCGAGCCGGGCGGAGCCGTCTTCGAGTTCGCGACCGACGGTCCCGGCTTCGGGATCGACCAGTCCGTCGAGGAGTACGGCCAGGAGCTGAAGGTGCCGGACTGGCTGGAGGTCGACGTCGAACGGATCAGCGAGATGCTGCCCCCGCTGGAGACGAACTGA
- a CDS encoding ParA family protein — protein sequence MSLDPEGYPGAVVSLFKGGVTKTSTSLNVAHQLSERDSEVAVVDLDKDGHLTSLLGYERQLDNGDDIGDAVFGDTDPGDLLVETDFGLHLLPATESLETVEGRMKDRSFGVKLIRTEVVEPLVAGDIDYVLIDPPGGRGMLHDAALVAVQRVIVPLIPSAGSVSGLENLLRRSLVPLRKEVPLDIVAITPNMMRESIAQESGEQMLARELNTNEEFGETAMDLTYDGFDHYLPEYARVDPEFFAVVADDDRSVAATYPEIPKPGIRYRKAINDATRHGLPLAEWEPTNDQIAAFDALADRVERASPDPERERAEAADA from the coding sequence GTGAGCCTCGACCCCGAGGGGTACCCGGGCGCGGTCGTCTCGCTGTTCAAAGGCGGCGTGACGAAGACCTCGACGTCGTTGAACGTCGCCCACCAGCTCTCGGAGCGCGACTCAGAGGTGGCGGTCGTCGACCTCGACAAGGACGGCCACCTCACGAGTCTGCTGGGCTACGAGCGACAGTTGGACAACGGCGACGACATCGGCGACGCCGTCTTCGGCGACACGGACCCGGGCGACCTGCTGGTGGAGACCGACTTCGGGCTACACCTGTTGCCGGCCACGGAGAGCCTCGAGACGGTCGAGGGGCGGATGAAAGACCGGAGCTTCGGCGTGAAGCTGATCCGCACCGAGGTCGTCGAGCCGCTGGTCGCCGGCGACATCGACTACGTGCTCATCGACCCGCCGGGCGGCCGGGGGATGCTCCACGACGCCGCACTGGTCGCGGTCCAGCGCGTGATCGTGCCGCTCATCCCCAGCGCCGGCTCCGTCTCGGGGCTGGAGAACCTGCTCCGGCGGTCGCTGGTGCCCCTCCGCAAGGAGGTGCCGCTCGACATCGTCGCCATCACGCCGAACATGATGCGCGAGAGCATCGCCCAGGAGAGCGGCGAGCAGATGCTCGCGCGGGAACTCAACACCAACGAGGAGTTCGGCGAGACGGCGATGGACCTCACCTACGACGGGTTCGACCACTACCTCCCGGAGTACGCCCGCGTCGACCCCGAGTTCTTCGCCGTCGTCGCCGACGACGACCGCAGCGTCGCCGCGACGTATCCGGAGATCCCGAAGCCGGGCATCCGCTACCGGAAGGCGATCAACGACGCGACGCGGCACGGGCTGCCGCTGGCCGAGTGGGAGCCGACCAACGACCAGATCGCCGCCTTCGACGCCCTCGCCGACCGCGTCGAGCGCGCCAGCCCCGATCCCGAACGCGAGCGCGCGGAGGCGGCCGATGCCTGA
- a CDS encoding STAS/SEC14 domain-containing protein yields the protein MYRHVDEVDGGPVLASRLADRVTEEDFAALSDEMDARIRDHGSVRLFVEFDGIPRPELEALDDDLRLWRRYSDDIYRYAIVGEGRLLAWATDVADRLTGVEVQFFDREAREEAADWVGEGIAA from the coding sequence GTGTACCGACACGTCGACGAGGTCGACGGGGGACCGGTGCTCGCGAGCCGGTTGGCCGACCGTGTGACCGAGGAGGACTTCGCGGCGCTGAGCGACGAGATGGACGCGCGGATCCGCGACCACGGCTCCGTCCGTCTGTTCGTCGAGTTCGACGGCATCCCGCGCCCGGAGTTGGAGGCGCTCGACGACGACCTCCGACTGTGGCGCCGCTACAGCGACGACATCTACCGCTACGCCATCGTGGGGGAGGGCCGTCTGCTGGCGTGGGCGACGGACGTGGCCGACCGACTCACCGGCGTCGAGGTGCAGTTCTTCGACCGCGAGGCCCGCGAGGAGGCGGCCGACTGGGTCGGGGAGGGCATCGCCGCCTGA
- a CDS encoding MATE family efflux transporter — MSARDVDVIDGDLLKPVLVLSLPIVLSQLLQVGYNLADTFWVGQLGQEAVAALSYSWPLVFLMISVAGGFTVAGTVLVAQHKGAGNDDRVDYVAGQTIAFVGLLALVFSALGYLLTPWLVGLVGAAPGSTEYTLAVEYTRTIFLGVVFMFGFFVFQALLRGWGDTRTPLALMFLGVVLNVVLDPFLILGFDGNGLLTALGLESLGATLYGLTGFGGFGVQGAAIATVFSRGVGAVVGMAWLFSGGVGISLSPSDLRLDPATVRRIVDIGAPASVEQSMRALGITVLTALVALTGDDAVAAFGIGNRLNSLVFLPALGLSQGIETVVGQNLGSDQPERAKRAVRYATGVVVAVLAAVSLVAVAFAEPIVGVFIAGEDAGAVVAIGADYLRIIGPTFLFLGVFQVVQGAFRGSGSTRAAMAFSILSLWAFRLPIAAALVVVWGAGAAGIWTGIAASNVLALVAGGAWYLRGTWTDSVIEEPGPAPSDPADD, encoded by the coding sequence GTGAGCGCCCGCGACGTCGACGTGATCGACGGCGACCTGCTGAAGCCGGTGCTCGTGCTCTCGCTACCGATCGTCCTCTCCCAACTCCTGCAGGTCGGCTACAACCTCGCGGACACCTTCTGGGTGGGGCAACTCGGGCAGGAGGCCGTGGCCGCGCTGTCGTACTCGTGGCCGCTGGTCTTTTTGATGATCTCGGTTGCGGGCGGGTTCACCGTCGCGGGCACCGTGCTCGTCGCCCAGCACAAAGGCGCCGGCAACGACGACCGCGTCGACTACGTCGCCGGCCAGACCATCGCGTTCGTCGGCCTGCTCGCGCTCGTGTTCTCGGCGCTGGGCTACCTGCTCACGCCGTGGCTGGTCGGTCTCGTCGGCGCGGCGCCGGGGTCGACCGAGTACACGCTGGCCGTCGAGTACACCCGGACGATCTTCCTCGGTGTCGTGTTCATGTTCGGCTTCTTCGTCTTCCAGGCGCTGTTGCGCGGCTGGGGCGACACCCGGACCCCGCTGGCGCTGATGTTCCTCGGCGTCGTCCTCAACGTCGTGCTCGACCCGTTCCTCATCCTGGGCTTCGACGGCAACGGCCTGTTGACTGCGCTCGGGTTGGAGTCGCTGGGCGCGACGCTGTACGGTCTCACCGGGTTCGGGGGCTTCGGCGTGCAGGGGGCGGCGATCGCGACGGTGTTCTCGCGGGGCGTCGGCGCCGTCGTCGGCATGGCGTGGCTGTTCTCCGGCGGTGTCGGGATCAGCCTCTCGCCGTCCGACCTCCGACTCGACCCCGCCACGGTGCGTCGGATAGTCGACATCGGGGCGCCCGCGAGCGTCGAGCAGTCGATGCGGGCGCTCGGGATCACCGTCCTCACGGCGCTGGTCGCGCTGACGGGCGACGACGCCGTCGCCGCCTTCGGGATCGGCAACCGGCTGAACTCGCTGGTGTTCCTCCCCGCGCTGGGTCTCTCCCAAGGGATCGAGACCGTCGTCGGCCAGAACCTCGGGAGCGACCAGCCCGAGCGGGCCAAACGCGCCGTCCGGTACGCGACGGGCGTCGTCGTCGCCGTCCTCGCGGCGGTGAGCCTCGTCGCCGTGGCGTTCGCCGAACCGATCGTCGGCGTGTTCATCGCGGGCGAGGACGCCGGGGCGGTGGTCGCCATCGGCGCCGACTACCTCCGGATCATCGGGCCGACGTTCCTGTTTCTCGGCGTGTTCCAGGTGGTACAGGGAGCGTTCCGCGGCAGCGGCTCCACCCGCGCGGCGATGGCGTTCTCGATCCTCTCGCTGTGGGCGTTCCGCCTGCCCATCGCCGCCGCGCTGGTCGTGGTGTGGGGCGCCGGCGCCGCGGGGATCTGGACCGGGATCGCCGCCTCGAACGTGCTCGCGCTCGTCGCCGGCGGCGCGTGGTACCTCCGCGGCACGTGGACCGACAGCGTGATCGAGGAGCCGGGTCCGGCGCCCTCCGACCCCGCCGACGACTGA
- a CDS encoding TetR/AcrR family transcriptional regulator, which translates to MDERVPVDEERGETEQRIVEATFAAIHEHGYSGLTIQRIADQFDKSKSLLYYHYDDKDEIVADLLGFALGRYLSAIDDRTTDDPIANLRVMVDELLPLDPTPEEAAGREVVMELRAQAVTDPEFRAAFTAIDDRLHDRIAGYVAEAIERDGVDGVDADAVAEQFLAVLNGALIESATADRDVVPALRASLLGKLDRLDRLDRLDAATEGDEE; encoded by the coding sequence ATGGATGAGCGCGTCCCCGTCGACGAGGAGCGCGGCGAGACCGAACAGCGGATCGTCGAGGCGACGTTCGCGGCGATCCACGAGCACGGCTACTCGGGGCTGACGATCCAGCGGATCGCCGACCAGTTCGACAAGAGCAAGTCGCTGTTGTACTACCACTACGACGACAAAGACGAGATCGTCGCCGACCTGCTCGGCTTCGCGCTCGGACGCTACCTCTCGGCGATCGACGACCGCACCACCGACGACCCGATCGCGAACCTCCGCGTGATGGTCGACGAACTGCTCCCGCTCGACCCGACTCCGGAGGAGGCGGCCGGACGCGAGGTCGTGATGGAACTGCGTGCCCAGGCCGTGACGGACCCGGAGTTCCGGGCGGCCTTCACCGCGATCGACGACCGCCTCCACGACCGGATCGCGGGGTACGTCGCGGAAGCGATCGAGCGCGACGGGGTCGACGGCGTCGACGCCGACGCGGTCGCCGAGCAGTTCCTCGCGGTGTTGAACGGCGCGCTCATCGAGAGCGCGACCGCCGACCGCGACGTGGTCCCCGCGCTGCGGGCGTCGCTGCTCGGCAAACTGGACCGCCTCGACCGACTGGACCGGCTCGACGCGGCCACGGAGGGTGACGAGGAGTGA
- a CDS encoding zinc ribbon domain-containing protein, which translates to MTDAPTVRRPLIAAVFGAILPGSGHLYLRLWKRAAAWLLLAAAVSVATLPADPLGGPATASDVLGVLAGAAVAAVSAVDAYRLARSDAAATPTAASAVGSPVVDCPACGRPLDPELRFCSWCTTEFERFRVTGERDG; encoded by the coding sequence GTGACCGACGCTCCGACAGTCCGTCGACCCCTGATCGCGGCCGTCTTCGGCGCGATCCTCCCGGGGTCCGGGCATCTGTATCTCCGTCTGTGGAAGCGCGCGGCGGCGTGGCTCCTGCTCGCCGCCGCCGTGAGCGTAGCGACCCTCCCCGCGGACCCGCTCGGCGGTCCCGCGACCGCGAGCGACGTGCTCGGCGTCCTCGCCGGCGCGGCCGTCGCCGCGGTGTCGGCGGTCGACGCCTACCGGCTCGCCCGGTCCGACGCGGCGGCCACCCCGACGGCGGCGTCGGCGGTCGGGTCGCCGGTCGTCGACTGCCCGGCCTGTGGGCGGCCGCTGGACCCGGAACTGCGGTTCTGCAGTTGGTGTACGACCGAGTTCGAACGGTTCCGCGTCACCGGTGAGCGGGATGGATGA